The Chitinophaga pinensis DSM 2588 region GGTGCTTTCTCTGTCAGGGCCGTACCATATAAAGTATTGAGTGCATTGAAGAGGAAATGCGGATTGATCTGCCAGCGAAGGAAGTCCAGTCCGGTTTCAGACTGATCAAGTGCTTTCCGCAATCCCAATATGGTATCACTACGTGACTGACGCAGGTAGAAGATCCAGTAGGATAATGGCAATACCACCAGGAATGCGCCCATATATAATGCGATACAACTAAGAATAACGTCTCTGGGGTGGCCCGGGATCAGTATAAAGAACAATATCGGCGATAATATAAAAATCATGAGGAAAACAAAAGCCGAATCCCTGACCAGCAGCTGACGATTCCGATGCACATTATAAAGGGGCAGCAGACGGTACTGTGCAACAAAATATACGATACCATAATAAATCCCTATCAGACCGAATATGGCAAACTTTGCAGAGTTGCGACCAGGCGTCACCACAGCAAATACGACTATCAGAAGGAGCATAACGAGCGCTTCAGACCTGATCTGTGCAAACTGAGGTTTGCTGGCAAGTTTAGGATGCAACTGTTGAAAATAAAGTTGCTTAACCCCATAATATAAAGCGTACAGTGTTACATAGAATATTGTAATGATAAAAGCTGACTTTGCACAATGCATATGTACCCCCTTACGCGTACTATACACGCCAAACAGATATCCGTTATACCAGGTAGAAGCCGTCATTATGACCAGAAACACACTTCCGCAAGTCGCAATTAATAACAAAGTGCCTATTTTCCACTTACCCTGCTCATAGAACGATGGCATGATCCAGCTGTTGATACATACAAAAGCGAGATACACAATTGTAATATGCGACAGTAGTGGTAACAGGTAATGTTTATAATAGTCGAATACCTGATCGTACCTGGCGAACTTATAACCATATTCATGTTGCAGTTCAAATACGTTATAGGTAACGCTCTTATATAAAAGAGCGAACAGGAGCAACAGGAAAATCCCTGTAACAACACCGAGTTCTATTTTTCTGAGCTGGTTCATAAGGATAAAATCTTTCAGCAATGATAGTTATCCCTTCCACACTTTTTAGAAAAGTGTGATAAAACGGATATTACCTGTGATAGAAAGCTATAATACGCTCTGCTACACGTTCTCCGTCCATTGCCGCCGACACGATACCGCCTGCGTAACCGGCGCCTTCTCCGCAAGGATAAAGGCCGTTGATCTGCGGATGCATCAGTGTTTCGTCTTCACGTGGAATACGTACAGGAGAGGATGTGCGGGATTCAGTAGCTACCAGTATAGCATCTGCTGTATAATATCCTTTCATCTTACGGCCAAAAGCTTTGAAGGCTTCTGCCAGCCGGGTATGCACACTAACAGGAAGGACATCACGGAGATTGGTGCTGTTTACACCAGGTAAATAAGAGCAGGAAGGTAAAGTTGTGGAAACCTTACTGTGGACAAAATCCGTCATTCGTTGAGCGGGCGCTACAAATTGTCCGCCGCCAGCAGTAAAGGCTGTACGCTCTACCATCTGCTGATAGTACATAGCTGCTAACGGACCTTTATCAGCAAAGATCTGGAAATCAGTTTCATCTATCGTCACCACCATACCGGAGTTAGCGTAGGGGTTATCACGTCTGGATGGCGACCATCCGTTAACGACCAGTTCTCCCGGATCAGTCGAAGCGGGCGCAATGATACCACCAGGACACATACAGAAAGAAAAAACACCACGTCCTTCTACCTGTTCTACAAGACTATAGCTGGCAGGCGGGAGATACTCATTCCTGGTAGGACAATGATATTGTGCACTGTCGATCAATGCCTGTGGATGTTCCACGCGTACGCCCAAAGCAAAAGGCTTTGCAGAGATCAGTATGTTCTTCTGATGCAGCAGGTGGAAGATGTCACGGGCAGAGTGGCCTGTGGCAAGGATGATCCTGGCAGCTTCGAATGTTTGTCCGCTGGCAGTCCTCACCCCTGTTACCTGATTATTGGCTGTCAATATATCAGTCACCTTCTGTTCAAATAATACCTGTCCGCCGCTGTTGACAATCTGCTCACGCATAGCCACTATGATATGAGGTAACTTATTGGTTCCTATATGTGGATGCGCTTCATACATGATCTTTTCTGTAGCGCCGAAGTGTACAAAGATGCTGAGGATGCGGTTGATGTCGCCACGCTTATTGGAGCGGGTATATAACTTACCGTCAGAGTAGGTACCGGCGCCACCTTCGCCAAAACAATAGTTAGACTCCGGATTAACAACACCCGTCTTATTAAGCGCAGCAAGGTCTCTTCTTCTTGCACGTACATCCTTACCCCGCTCAAGTACAATGGGTCTGATACCTGCTTCTACAAGACGCAAAGCGGCGAATAGACCTGCCGGCCCGGCCCCTATAACGATGGCCTGTGGCGCGTTTGAGGGCAAGCTATCATATATCGGTATGATACGTTCTCTTTCCTGGAAAGGTTCATCGACAAACACCTTAACGGTGAGCATGAAGTAAGCCTGGCGGGAACGTGCGTCTATAGAGCGTTTGAGCAGATGAAAGCCTGTGATGGCAGTGGGCTTAACACCGAGGGCGGCTGCTGCTTCAGCGATAATGCTGGTATCAGAAGCTGCCTGAGATGGCAGCAATTTGAGCGAGAGTTGTTGTATCATACTAAGAATTGGTTAGGTAGTTATCCCAACAATTGAAAACGGATACCCGTATTTCAGGTATCCGTTTTCAGTTATTTTGTTAATGAGTTGTTATTGTCAGCGCAATTAGAATGGTAAATCGTCTGCCTGACCACCACCGGAAGAAATCTCCTGAGAGGTGTTGTAATTTGGCATTGAATCAGCCGAAGGACCGCCTGCTACTACAGATTCCATACGCCATGCGTCCAGATTGGTAATGTAGTTCACTCTGCCGTCTTTTTCCCAACGTGTACCTTTGATATTGAAGTATACCTTCACAGTTTCACCTTCGTTGAAGCGATCTACAATTGCAGTTCTGTCCTGTACCGCCTGGAACTTGATGTAGTTGTTTATAACGCGGCCATTGATATCATCGGACTTTTCGATAACGAACTCCCTGGTTTTAAAGGTTTCGCTACGCTGCATCGTATTGTATTTCACAATCAGTTTTCCGGTTATTTCAAAACTCATATAAAAATTTTTAGCTGTTCAGAGGGCCAAAGATAGGTTTTTTAGCAGCAATCCGATACAATAAAATTTAAAACAGGCAGTTATAAACAGGGGCACGTCAACGCACGGGCGCGTATATAATA contains the following coding sequences:
- a CDS encoding sensor histidine kinase, which produces MNQLRKIELGVVTGIFLLLLFALLYKSVTYNVFELQHEYGYKFARYDQVFDYYKHYLLPLLSHITIVYLAFVCINSWIMPSFYEQGKWKIGTLLLIATCGSVFLVIMTASTWYNGYLFGVYSTRKGVHMHCAKSAFIITIFYVTLYALYYGVKQLYFQQLHPKLASKPQFAQIRSEALVMLLLIVVFAVVTPGRNSAKFAIFGLIGIYYGIVYFVAQYRLLPLYNVHRNRQLLVRDSAFVFLMIFILSPILFFILIPGHPRDVILSCIALYMGAFLVVLPLSYWIFYLRQSRSDTILGLRKALDQSETGLDFLRWQINPHFLFNALNTLYGTALTEKAPATSEGIQKLGDMMRFMLHDNMQERISLSKEIAYLENYIALQRLRTQGSSDIGIEVNIDDTHCDHEIAPMLLIPFVENAFKHGISSRNKSRITLSLSCTPEKIYFDVYNTVHASRASEIENDSMGIGLQNVRQRLALLYPRRHELSIRETTTEYFVHLTIQVV
- a CDS encoding NAD(P)/FAD-dependent oxidoreductase, producing MIQQLSLKLLPSQAASDTSIIAEAAAALGVKPTAITGFHLLKRSIDARSRQAYFMLTVKVFVDEPFQERERIIPIYDSLPSNAPQAIVIGAGPAGLFAALRLVEAGIRPIVLERGKDVRARRRDLAALNKTGVVNPESNYCFGEGGAGTYSDGKLYTRSNKRGDINRILSIFVHFGATEKIMYEAHPHIGTNKLPHIIVAMREQIVNSGGQVLFEQKVTDILTANNQVTGVRTASGQTFEAARIILATGHSARDIFHLLHQKNILISAKPFALGVRVEHPQALIDSAQYHCPTRNEYLPPASYSLVEQVEGRGVFSFCMCPGGIIAPASTDPGELVVNGWSPSRRDNPYANSGMVVTIDETDFQIFADKGPLAAMYYQQMVERTAFTAGGGQFVAPAQRMTDFVHSKVSTTLPSCSYLPGVNSTNLRDVLPVSVHTRLAEAFKAFGRKMKGYYTADAILVATESRTSSPVRIPREDETLMHPQINGLYPCGEGAGYAGGIVSAAMDGERVAERIIAFYHR
- a CDS encoding DUF3127 domain-containing protein; translated protein: MSFEITGKLIVKYNTMQRSETFKTREFVIEKSDDINGRVINNYIKFQAVQDRTAIVDRFNEGETVKVYFNIKGTRWEKDGRVNYITNLDAWRMESVVAGGPSADSMPNYNTSQEISSGGGQADDLPF